In one Brevibacterium sp. CBA3109 genomic region, the following are encoded:
- the sufU gene encoding Fe-S cluster assembly sulfur transfer protein SufU — protein MSTQMQQLYQQVILDHSRERIGNADLLGDMAAGPHGSSHQINPTCGDEIELETELGSDGSIVVRWTGDGCSISMASASVLSELAEENTLEGMLDVEAKFHELMHSRGTMAGDEEILGDAAAFSGVSKFPARIKCALLSWVAFKDALNQAQTSLKE, from the coding sequence ATGAGCACACAGATGCAGCAGCTCTACCAACAGGTCATCCTCGACCACTCGCGGGAACGGATCGGCAACGCTGATCTGCTCGGAGACATGGCCGCGGGGCCGCACGGCTCCTCGCACCAGATCAATCCCACGTGTGGGGACGAGATCGAACTCGAAACCGAGTTGGGCAGCGACGGCAGCATCGTCGTGCGCTGGACCGGCGACGGGTGCTCGATCTCGATGGCCTCGGCTTCGGTTCTGTCCGAGCTCGCCGAGGAGAACACGCTCGAGGGCATGCTCGATGTCGAAGCGAAGTTCCACGAACTCATGCACTCCCGTGGGACAATGGCAGGGGACGAGGAAATACTCGGCGACGCCGCGGCGTTCTCCGGAGTGTCGAAGTTCCCGGCCAGGATCAAGTGCGCACTCCTGTCCTGGGTGGCGTTCAAGGATGCACTCAACCAAGCCCAAACGTCTCTGAAGGAGTAA
- a CDS encoding SURF1 family protein: MARYSFLFSPRWLKYIAMTIIVVIACIFLALWQKDRREQREHEIDTIKANYSATPVDIDSILPSTSATLDEEDEWRQVSLTGHYQTSDTVFARNRTVNDKVGYYVVVPFELTSGDTIAIVRGWVAEPDEVPPAPSGEQTINARLQPAQDGSEDKNPDGLIKAIDPARIPGMDSAYDNVYAEAVHTGNGLPDESGLTPLPAPDLDPGNHLSYMLQWFTFGIMIIIAVSISARRERRADDEAAEKVTGDVEYVVIDKAALGAGAKISQPGNRYGRNRLRSASVHGRAEAEEDEYIEDRFRHS, encoded by the coding sequence ATGGCACGCTATTCCTTCCTCTTCAGCCCACGGTGGCTGAAATACATCGCGATGACGATCATCGTCGTCATTGCCTGCATCTTCCTCGCCCTGTGGCAGAAGGATCGTCGCGAGCAGCGTGAACACGAGATCGACACGATTAAAGCGAACTATTCCGCGACTCCGGTCGACATCGACAGCATCCTGCCGTCCACCTCGGCAACGCTCGATGAAGAGGACGAATGGCGCCAGGTCTCGCTGACCGGGCACTACCAGACATCCGATACCGTCTTCGCCCGCAACCGCACGGTCAATGACAAGGTCGGCTACTACGTCGTCGTCCCGTTTGAGCTCACCTCGGGTGACACGATCGCGATCGTCAGAGGCTGGGTCGCGGAACCCGACGAGGTACCGCCGGCCCCGTCAGGTGAGCAGACCATCAACGCCCGCCTCCAGCCGGCGCAGGACGGATCCGAGGATAAGAATCCCGATGGGCTGATCAAGGCCATCGATCCTGCCCGCATCCCCGGCATGGACTCGGCCTATGACAATGTCTACGCCGAAGCCGTCCACACCGGAAACGGCCTGCCCGATGAGTCCGGGCTGACTCCCCTGCCTGCGCCCGACCTCGACCCGGGCAACCATCTGTCCTACATGCTCCAGTGGTTCACCTTCGGCATCATGATCATCATCGCCGTGTCGATCTCAGCCAGGCGTGAGCGACGAGCCGACGACGAGGCTGCCGAGAAGGTCACCGGTGACGTCGAGTACGTCGTGATCGACAAGGCGGCGCTGGGCGCGGGTGCGAAGATCTCGCAGCCCGGCAACCGCTACGGCCGCAACCGATTGAGATCAGCCAGCGTGCACGGTCGTGCCGAGGCCGAAGAAGACGAGTACATCGAGGACCGCTTCAGGCACAGCTGA
- a CDS encoding non-heme iron oxygenase ferredoxin subunit, with protein sequence MTMIDVAAADEVAAGATMRIEVDNFEICIARDSDGTIHAVDDLCTHGEVSLAEGEVEGCAIECWLHGSQFDLTSGKPLSPPAFEPIAVYDCKEIAGRILIDPSTVLN encoded by the coding sequence GTGACCATGATCGACGTTGCGGCCGCCGACGAGGTGGCCGCGGGAGCGACGATGCGCATCGAAGTCGACAACTTCGAGATCTGCATCGCCCGCGACTCCGATGGCACGATCCACGCCGTCGACGATCTCTGCACTCACGGCGAAGTATCGCTGGCCGAGGGCGAAGTGGAAGGATGCGCCATCGAATGCTGGCTGCACGGCTCCCAGTTCGATCTCACCTCCGGCAAGCCGCTGAGCCCACCGGCCTTCGAACCGATCGCAGTCTATGACTGCAAGGAGATCGCCGGCCGCATCCTGATTGACCCGAGCACAGTGCTCAATTGA
- the sufD gene encoding Fe-S cluster assembly protein SufD translates to MTDTTNPLGLDEHSHGAGVQVPDSKRDARTRSFDVADFPVPHGREEEWRFSPVRKLSDFFTDAASESKLTTKGDLPEGISVEEISLEAAQELGILEPEDRAAVVAANRASTVTHYSVPANTELSGAAIIHADGTGDDISHGHVVVSVGANAKATVVIEHEGLARHSELVSLVVGDGADVTFVSLQLWDDASQHLGQHDAIVGKDAKLKHIAISLGGDIVRLNTNVRYSAAGGEAELLGLYFADAGQHFEHRTYIDHNTPKATSNVHYKGALQGKDARSVWIGDVLIRPEALDIDTYELNRNLILSDGARADSVPNLEIETGDIAGAGHASSTGRFDEEHLFYLMSRGIPEEVARQLVVRGFFNEVIQKIQVPEIEEVLNERIEEELSRSVL, encoded by the coding sequence GTGACTGATACCACCAATCCGCTGGGCCTTGATGAGCACTCTCATGGCGCCGGCGTCCAGGTTCCCGATTCCAAGCGGGACGCACGTACACGCAGCTTCGATGTCGCCGACTTCCCCGTCCCACACGGACGCGAAGAGGAATGGCGCTTCTCCCCGGTGCGCAAGCTCAGTGATTTCTTCACCGATGCTGCCTCCGAGTCGAAGCTGACCACGAAGGGCGACCTGCCCGAGGGCATCTCCGTCGAGGAGATCTCGCTCGAGGCCGCTCAGGAACTGGGCATCCTCGAACCCGAGGACCGGGCCGCAGTCGTGGCCGCCAACCGCGCCTCGACCGTGACCCACTACTCGGTTCCGGCCAACACCGAACTGAGCGGTGCCGCAATCATCCACGCTGACGGCACCGGCGACGACATCTCCCACGGACATGTCGTCGTCTCGGTCGGCGCGAACGCGAAGGCGACCGTCGTCATCGAGCACGAAGGTCTGGCCCGGCATTCCGAGCTGGTCTCCCTCGTGGTCGGAGACGGCGCCGACGTGACCTTCGTGTCCCTGCAGCTCTGGGACGACGCGTCACAGCACCTGGGCCAGCACGACGCGATCGTGGGCAAGGATGCGAAGCTTAAGCACATCGCCATCAGCCTCGGTGGAGACATCGTGCGCCTGAACACGAACGTGCGCTACTCCGCAGCCGGGGGAGAGGCCGAACTGCTCGGACTCTACTTCGCCGATGCCGGACAGCACTTCGAGCACCGCACCTACATCGACCACAACACGCCGAAGGCCACGTCGAACGTCCACTACAAGGGCGCTCTTCAGGGCAAGGACGCACGCAGCGTCTGGATCGGCGACGTGCTCATCCGCCCCGAAGCTCTCGACATCGACACTTACGAGCTCAACCGCAACCTCATCCTCAGCGATGGTGCGCGTGCCGACTCGGTGCCGAACCTCGAGATCGAGACCGGCGACATCGCCGGTGCGGGACACGCCTCCTCGACCGGACGCTTCGATGAGGAGCACCTGTTCTACCTGATGAGCCGCGGCATCCCCGAGGAAGTCGCCCGTCAGCTCGTGGTCCGCGGATTCTTCAACGAAGTGATCCAGAAGATCCAGGTCCCCGAGATCGAAGAGGTCCTCAACGAGCGAATCGAGGAAGAACTCTCCCGGAGCGTTCTGTGA
- a CDS encoding SufS family cysteine desulfurase, whose product MFARLRNDFPILDTRVGESPLSYLDSGATSQKPQCVIDTFTEYYSQRNAAVHRGAHSLAVMATDAFEAGREAVANLVGGTPEQVCWTKNATEALNVVALGIDRASHGFGGESAQRFNLGSGDSIVVTEMEHHANLVPWQQLAHSTGATLRWIPVTDSGELDLSDLDTIVDETTKVFAFTHVSNVLGTINPVDTLVARAREVGALVVLDACQSVPHMPVNFVDLDVDFAAFSAHKALGPTGLGTLWGKSELLNALPPVLTGGSMITTVTMEDSEFMDAPQRFEAGTQPVAEVAAFTTAVNYLAEVGLDKIFDHERDLTRVLLDGIAEIPGITVLGSAEDRIGTVAFDVDGVHAHDVGQYLDSQGVAVRVGHHCAQPLHRRFGVTATTRASTYLYNNTEDCERFLTALAEVRPFFGVQ is encoded by the coding sequence ATGTTCGCTCGACTTCGGAACGACTTCCCGATCCTGGACACCAGGGTCGGGGAGTCGCCTCTGAGCTATCTTGACTCGGGCGCGACTTCGCAGAAGCCGCAGTGTGTCATCGACACATTCACCGAGTACTACTCGCAGCGCAACGCCGCTGTCCATCGCGGGGCGCATTCGCTCGCGGTGATGGCCACCGACGCGTTCGAGGCCGGCCGGGAAGCTGTGGCCAACCTCGTCGGCGGAACACCGGAACAGGTGTGCTGGACGAAGAACGCCACCGAGGCCCTCAACGTGGTCGCGCTCGGCATCGACCGAGCCAGCCACGGCTTCGGCGGGGAATCCGCGCAGCGCTTCAACCTCGGGTCCGGCGATTCGATCGTCGTGACCGAGATGGAGCACCACGCGAACCTCGTGCCCTGGCAGCAGTTGGCGCACTCGACCGGCGCCACGCTCCGGTGGATTCCCGTCACTGATTCCGGTGAGCTCGACCTCAGTGATCTGGACACCATCGTCGATGAGACCACGAAGGTCTTCGCCTTCACCCATGTCTCCAACGTGCTCGGCACCATCAACCCGGTCGACACACTCGTCGCCCGAGCTCGAGAGGTCGGCGCCCTCGTCGTCCTCGACGCGTGCCAATCGGTCCCGCACATGCCCGTGAACTTCGTTGACCTCGATGTCGACTTCGCGGCCTTCTCCGCGCACAAGGCACTGGGGCCCACCGGCCTCGGCACCCTGTGGGGCAAGTCGGAGCTGCTCAATGCACTGCCCCCGGTCCTGACCGGCGGATCCATGATCACCACGGTGACCATGGAGGATTCAGAGTTCATGGACGCACCACAGCGCTTCGAGGCCGGAACCCAGCCCGTGGCCGAGGTTGCGGCGTTCACCACCGCGGTCAACTACCTCGCCGAGGTGGGCCTGGACAAAATCTTCGACCATGAGCGAGACCTCACCCGAGTTCTCCTCGACGGAATCGCAGAGATTCCCGGCATCACCGTGCTCGGCTCGGCCGAGGACCGGATCGGCACCGTGGCCTTCGACGTCGACGGCGTCCACGCCCACGATGTCGGCCAGTATCTTGATTCCCAGGGCGTCGCGGTCCGGGTCGGTCACCACTGTGCTCAGCCGCTGCACCGGCGTTTCGGCGTCACCGCCACAACCCGGGCGAGCACCTACCTGTACAACAACACCGAGGACTGTGAGCGGTTCCTGACCGCTCTGGCCGAGGTACGTCCCTTCTTCGGCGTTCAGTGA
- a CDS encoding helix-turn-helix transcriptional regulator — protein MAANDTEDRRTREKVFRSVLDEGPITASALAKGLDLTPAAIRRHMDALESEGLIEVRELAGKQAGRGRPARHYVVTSRGHGSVTHSYDQLAVDILRFMKDRVGPEAVEDFTEDLVAKLRDRLGGELDRRGGTTVASRSRGLAAALTKEGYAASATPVAAGTPLEAMQLCQGHCPIQAVATEFPEVCEAELAMFSDYLGVDVRRLSSLAHGDHVCTTHIPTSELTRPLIHSNDRPQGGSR, from the coding sequence ATGGCTGCGAACGACACAGAGGATCGCCGTACCCGGGAGAAGGTATTTCGATCTGTGCTCGATGAAGGGCCGATCACTGCCTCGGCGTTGGCGAAGGGGCTTGACCTGACTCCTGCGGCGATTCGTCGTCACATGGATGCATTGGAGAGTGAGGGCCTCATCGAAGTCCGAGAGCTCGCCGGCAAGCAGGCAGGCCGCGGCAGACCGGCCAGACACTACGTGGTCACCTCGCGTGGTCATGGGTCGGTCACCCACTCCTACGACCAGCTGGCAGTCGATATCCTCCGGTTCATGAAGGACCGAGTCGGTCCTGAGGCCGTTGAGGACTTCACCGAGGACCTGGTCGCGAAACTCCGCGACCGCCTCGGCGGGGAACTGGATCGACGGGGAGGCACCACAGTGGCTTCCCGCTCCCGGGGCCTGGCTGCGGCTTTGACCAAGGAGGGATATGCCGCCTCGGCGACACCGGTGGCGGCCGGAACCCCTCTCGAAGCGATGCAGCTGTGTCAAGGGCATTGTCCCATCCAGGCAGTCGCCACCGAGTTCCCCGAGGTCTGCGAAGCAGAGCTTGCGATGTTCTCGGACTACCTGGGCGTCGATGTTCGCCGTCTGTCCTCATTGGCTCACGGCGACCATGTCTGCACCACCCACATTCCGACCTCGGAACTCACCAGACCACTCATCCACAGCAATGATCGACCTCAAGGAGGTTCACGATGA
- the sufB gene encoding Fe-S cluster assembly protein SufB has protein sequence MTDTGNRIIDANPELKDLGQYAYGWHDGNDAGEFATRGLSEEVVRNISKLKDEPDWMLQRRLKALKLFEKKPMPSWGADLTGIHFDDIKYFVRSTEGQATSWEDLPEDIRNTYDKLGIPEAEKQRLVAGVAAQYESEVVYHQINEELEKQGVIFMDTDTGLREYPEIFEEYFGSIIPSGDNKFSALNTAVWSGGSFVYVPKGVHVEIPLQAYFRINTENMGQFERTLIIADEGSSVHYVEGCTAPIYKTDSLHSAVVEIVAKKDAKVRYTTIQNWSNNVYNLVTKRAIAEEGASMEWVDGNIGSKVTMKYPAIWLTGEHARGETLSVAFAGEGQHQDTGAKMVHAAPNTHSSIVSKSVARGGGRSGYRGLVHVNPGAKGSSNNVLCDALLVDNISRSDTYPYIDIREDDVTLGHEATVSKVSEDQLFYLMSRGMEETEAMAMIVRGFVEPIARELPMEYALELNRLIEIQMEGGVG, from the coding sequence ATGACTGACACAGGCAATCGGATCATCGATGCTAACCCCGAGCTCAAAGACCTCGGGCAGTACGCATACGGTTGGCACGACGGAAATGACGCGGGAGAGTTCGCCACTCGCGGACTCTCGGAAGAAGTCGTCCGCAACATCTCGAAGTTGAAGGACGAGCCGGACTGGATGCTGCAGCGTCGACTCAAGGCGCTGAAGCTGTTCGAGAAGAAGCCGATGCCCAGCTGGGGTGCAGACCTCACGGGAATCCACTTCGACGACATCAAGTACTTCGTCCGCTCCACCGAGGGACAGGCCACCTCCTGGGAGGACCTGCCCGAGGACATCCGCAACACCTATGACAAGCTCGGCATCCCCGAGGCGGAGAAGCAGCGCCTCGTCGCCGGTGTCGCCGCTCAGTACGAGTCAGAGGTCGTCTACCACCAGATCAATGAAGAGCTCGAGAAGCAGGGCGTCATCTTCATGGACACCGACACCGGTCTGCGTGAGTACCCGGAGATCTTCGAAGAGTACTTCGGTTCGATCATTCCCTCCGGTGACAACAAGTTCTCAGCGCTGAACACCGCGGTCTGGTCCGGCGGCTCCTTCGTCTACGTCCCCAAGGGCGTCCACGTCGAGATCCCGCTGCAGGCCTACTTCCGCATCAACACCGAGAACATGGGCCAGTTCGAGCGCACCCTCATCATCGCCGACGAAGGCTCGTCGGTGCACTACGTCGAGGGCTGTACAGCACCGATCTACAAGACCGACTCGCTGCACTCGGCAGTCGTCGAGATCGTGGCCAAGAAGGATGCGAAGGTCCGTTACACGACCATCCAGAACTGGTCGAACAACGTCTACAACCTCGTCACCAAGCGTGCCATCGCCGAAGAGGGCGCTTCCATGGAATGGGTCGACGGCAACATCGGCTCCAAGGTCACCATGAAGTACCCGGCCATCTGGCTCACAGGGGAGCACGCCAGGGGAGAGACCCTGTCCGTGGCATTCGCCGGCGAGGGCCAGCACCAGGACACCGGTGCGAAGATGGTTCACGCCGCTCCGAACACCCACTCCTCGATCGTGTCGAAGTCCGTGGCCCGTGGCGGCGGACGTTCCGGCTACCGTGGACTCGTCCACGTGAACCCCGGAGCCAAGGGCTCGTCGAACAACGTCCTCTGTGACGCACTCCTGGTCGACAACATCTCCCGGTCGGACACGTACCCCTACATCGACATCCGCGAGGACGATGTGACTCTGGGTCACGAGGCCACCGTGTCCAAGGTCAGTGAGGATCAGCTCTTCTACCTCATGAGCCGCGGCATGGAAGAGACCGAGGCAATGGCGATGATCGTGCGCGGGTTCGTCGAACCGATCGCTCGCGAGCTGCCGATGGAATACGCCCTCGAGCTCAACCGCCTCATCGAAATCCAGATGGAAGGTGGCGTGGGCTGA
- a CDS encoding ribonuclease H family protein, whose translation MTIIAAADGSALGNPGPAGWAWYVDDDCWHAGGWKESTNNRGELMAVLDLLNSTADAGEDLKVFCDSKYVINALTKWMPGWKRKGWKKADGKDVLNKDLLEQLDSALKGREVEFEWVKGHSNHAMNEAADDRARAAATAYQENSTVPSGPGYVPAGTSESVTAPSAEDDLVAEEAPVAGTAPVADEATTLVSCRVPTHIADELVSRAQAQGIHPQEFLADIIGRSLENE comes from the coding sequence TTGACGATCATCGCGGCCGCAGACGGGTCAGCCCTCGGCAACCCCGGACCCGCCGGCTGGGCTTGGTATGTCGACGATGACTGCTGGCACGCCGGCGGATGGAAAGAATCGACGAACAACCGCGGTGAGCTCATGGCCGTCCTCGACCTGCTGAACTCCACAGCCGACGCCGGTGAGGACCTCAAGGTCTTCTGCGACTCCAAGTACGTCATCAACGCCCTGACGAAGTGGATGCCCGGCTGGAAGCGCAAGGGATGGAAGAAGGCTGACGGCAAGGACGTCCTCAACAAGGATCTCCTCGAACAGCTCGACTCTGCGCTGAAGGGCCGTGAGGTCGAATTCGAATGGGTCAAGGGCCACAGCAATCATGCGATGAACGAGGCCGCCGACGATCGCGCCCGGGCCGCCGCGACCGCCTATCAGGAGAACTCCACGGTTCCCTCCGGGCCCGGATACGTCCCCGCGGGGACGTCGGAGTCGGTCACCGCGCCCTCAGCCGAAGACGATCTGGTTGCAGAAGAGGCTCCGGTCGCAGGTACAGCACCCGTCGCAGACGAGGCCACGACCTTGGTCTCCTGTCGCGTCCCCACTCACATCGCAGACGAACTCGTCTCCCGGGCACAGGCTCAGGGAATCCACCCGCAAGAATTCTTGGCCGACATCATCGGTCGCAGTTTGGAGAATGAATGA
- a CDS encoding metal-sulfur cluster assembly factor, producing MPEVIDAPQNASIDEVREAMMDVVDPELGVNIVDLGLVYGLSVEDDGTAVVEMTLTSAACPLTDVIEDQTAQCLEGIVPAYRINWVWMPPWGPEKITDDGREQMRALGFNI from the coding sequence ATGCCCGAAGTGATAGACGCACCGCAGAATGCAAGCATCGACGAGGTGCGCGAAGCGATGATGGATGTCGTCGACCCTGAGCTCGGCGTCAACATCGTCGATCTCGGACTCGTCTACGGCCTCTCAGTCGAAGACGACGGAACCGCCGTCGTCGAAATGACGCTGACCTCAGCGGCCTGCCCGCTGACCGACGTCATCGAGGACCAGACGGCTCAGTGCCTCGAAGGCATCGTGCCGGCCTACCGGATCAACTGGGTCTGGATGCCGCCATGGGGTCCGGAGAAGATCACAGACGACGGTCGCGAACAGATGCGCGCCCTCGGCTTCAACATCTGA
- a CDS encoding ABC-F family ATP-binding cassette domain-containing protein: MIQASDLEVNVGARTLMSEVSFRVDKGDRVGLVGRNGAGKTTLTKVIMGGHSAAKGSVSVSGSVGYLPQDPRSGDPQATGMERILSARELDVLVKRLRKAEHQMASPDENVSMKAIDRYPRIEAEFMAAGGYSAESEAYAIAANLGLDEDLINQEIGTLSGGQRRRVELARILFSAPDTMILDEPTNHLDAESVLWLRDYLKGYSGGLIIISHDLDLIDEVVNKVFFLDATRQTIDIYSMGYRLYLKQREDDERRRRRERANAEKKASALTAQANKMMAKATKTVAAQQMAKRAERLLSGLDAERSSEKVANLRFPAPADCGRVPLTAEGLSRSFGSTEVFTGVDLAIDKGSRVVILGYNGAGKTTLLRLLAGLDEPDSGEVVPGFGLKLGYYAQEHETLDLERSVLENMKRNSPHLDDTAVRNVLGSFLFSGDDVHKPSKVLSGGEKTRLALATLVVSSANVLLLDEPTNNLDPASREEILSAIRRYEGAIILVTHDEGAVSALDPDRVLLLPDGDEDLWNDTYLDLVTLA, encoded by the coding sequence ATGATTCAGGCATCCGACCTCGAAGTCAACGTCGGCGCCCGTACGCTGATGTCCGAGGTCTCCTTCCGTGTCGACAAGGGCGACCGTGTCGGCCTCGTCGGACGCAACGGTGCGGGCAAGACCACCCTGACGAAGGTGATCATGGGAGGGCACAGCGCCGCGAAGGGCAGTGTCTCCGTGTCGGGATCGGTGGGCTACCTGCCGCAGGATCCCCGCAGCGGCGACCCGCAGGCCACCGGTATGGAGCGCATCCTCTCCGCTCGCGAGCTCGACGTCCTCGTCAAGCGTCTGCGCAAGGCCGAGCACCAGATGGCCTCTCCCGATGAGAACGTTTCGATGAAGGCCATCGACCGCTACCCGCGCATCGAAGCCGAATTCATGGCAGCAGGAGGCTATTCGGCCGAGTCCGAGGCCTACGCCATCGCAGCCAACCTCGGCCTTGACGAAGATCTCATCAATCAGGAGATCGGCACCCTCTCCGGTGGTCAGCGGCGCCGCGTGGAACTGGCCCGAATCCTGTTCTCGGCACCTGACACCATGATCCTCGACGAGCCGACGAACCACCTCGACGCCGAGTCCGTGCTGTGGCTGCGCGACTACCTCAAGGGCTACTCCGGTGGGCTCATCATCATCAGTCACGACCTCGATCTCATCGATGAAGTCGTCAACAAGGTGTTCTTCCTCGACGCGACCCGCCAGACCATCGACATCTACTCGATGGGCTACCGCCTCTACCTCAAGCAGCGTGAAGACGATGAGCGTCGTCGCCGTCGTGAGCGCGCCAATGCTGAGAAGAAGGCCTCGGCACTGACCGCCCAGGCCAACAAGATGATGGCCAAGGCCACGAAGACTGTCGCCGCCCAGCAGATGGCCAAACGCGCCGAACGTCTGCTGTCGGGCCTCGACGCCGAACGCAGCTCCGAGAAGGTCGCGAACCTGCGATTCCCGGCCCCGGCAGACTGCGGACGCGTGCCGTTGACAGCAGAGGGACTCTCACGCAGCTTCGGCTCGACCGAGGTGTTCACCGGCGTCGACCTGGCCATCGACAAGGGCTCTCGCGTTGTCATCCTCGGCTACAACGGTGCCGGTAAGACCACCCTGCTGCGCCTGCTGGCCGGCCTCGACGAACCAGACTCGGGTGAGGTCGTGCCCGGCTTCGGGCTCAAGCTCGGCTACTACGCGCAGGAACACGAAACGCTCGATCTCGAACGCAGCGTGTTGGAGAACATGAAGCGCAACTCGCCGCACCTTGATGACACCGCGGTGCGCAATGTGCTCGGTTCGTTCCTGTTCTCCGGCGATGACGTCCACAAACCCTCGAAGGTGCTCTCCGGTGGCGAGAAGACTCGTCTGGCTCTGGCCACACTCGTGGTCTCCAGCGCCAACGTCCTCCTCCTCGACGAGCCGACGAACAACCTCGACCCGGCCTCGCGTGAGGAGATCCTCTCGGCCATTCGCCGCTATGAGGGTGCCATCATCCTCGTCACCCACGATGAGGGAGCCGTCTCCGCACTCGATCCTGATCGTGTGCTGCTGCTGCCCGACGGTGACGAAGACCTGTGGAACGACACCTACCTGGACCTCGTCACGCTGGCCTGA
- the sufC gene encoding Fe-S cluster assembly ATPase SufC, with translation MSTLKITDLHVSVNTETGPKPILNGINLEINSNETHAIMGPNGSGKSTLAYSLAGHPKYQVTSGTVTLDGEDVLAMSVDERAKAGVFLAMQYPVEVPGVTVTNFLRSAKTAIDGEAPKLRHWTKDLKSAMENLRVDPEFASRNVNEGFSGGEKKRHEILQMEMLKPKFSVLDETDSGLDVDALRIVSEGINRVRETTDVGVLLITHYTRILSYVKPDHVHVIIKGKVAEEGGPELAERLENEGYDRFLQAPA, from the coding sequence ATGTCCACTCTGAAAATCACTGACCTGCACGTCAGCGTCAACACCGAAACCGGTCCCAAGCCGATCCTCAACGGCATCAACCTGGAGATCAACTCCAACGAGACCCACGCCATCATGGGCCCCAACGGCTCCGGCAAGTCCACCCTGGCCTACTCCCTGGCCGGTCACCCGAAGTACCAGGTGACCTCGGGCACCGTCACCCTCGACGGTGAAGACGTCCTCGCGATGTCCGTCGACGAGCGTGCCAAGGCAGGCGTGTTCCTGGCCATGCAGTACCCAGTCGAGGTTCCCGGCGTGACCGTGACGAACTTCCTGCGTTCGGCTAAGACCGCAATCGACGGCGAAGCTCCGAAGCTGCGTCACTGGACCAAGGACCTCAAGTCCGCGATGGAGAACCTCCGCGTGGATCCCGAGTTCGCCAGCCGCAACGTCAACGAAGGATTCTCCGGCGGTGAGAAAAAGCGCCACGAGATCCTCCAGATGGAGATGCTCAAGCCCAAGTTCTCGGTCCTCGACGAGACCGACTCCGGCCTCGACGTCGATGCCCTGCGCATCGTGTCCGAGGGCATCAACCGGGTCCGCGAGACGACCGATGTCGGCGTTCTCCTCATCACGCACTACACGCGTATCCTCAGCTACGTCAAGCCTGACCACGTGCACGTGATCATCAAGGGCAAGGTCGCTGAAGAAGGCGGACCGGAACTGGCCGAACGCCTCGAGAACGAAGGCTACGACCGCTTCCTGCAAGCACCGGCCTGA